In Methanosphaera sp. ISO3-F5, a genomic segment contains:
- a CDS encoding 30S ribosomal protein S24e, giving the protein MEIKILSKKENPLLNRTEIEFECDYPSEGTPNILEVKHKLVALEDASNDLLVVDSMKPSYGATKAVGLAKVYDSVEKLQEIEPKAVIAKNEEPEEEAPAEEEAEAEDAE; this is encoded by the coding sequence ATGGAAATTAAAATCTTATCAAAAAAAGAAAACCCATTATTAAATAGGACTGAAATTGAATTTGAATGTGACTATCCAAGTGAAGGAACACCAAACATCCTTGAAGTGAAACATAAACTTGTTGCACTTGAAGACGCATCCAACGATCTCCTCGTGGTGGACAGCATGAAGCCTAGCTATGGAGCTACAAAAGCAGTTGGTTTAGCAAAAGTGTACGATTCCGTAGAAAAATTACAAGAAATTGAACCAAAAGCAGTAATTGCAAAAAACGAAGAACCTGAAGAAGAAGCACCTGCAGAAGAAGAAGCTGAAGCAGAAGATGCAGAATAA